Proteins co-encoded in one Brassica oleracea var. oleracea cultivar TO1000 chromosome C4, BOL, whole genome shotgun sequence genomic window:
- the LOC106342832 gene encoding pentatricopeptide repeat-containing protein At2g41720, translating into MATVTHLVSPPESSRAYRPRAAAKTSDALREKKSVYVNYDRGEHEVSVRVTGFRKADIARRYRVRVENDRFQKDWSVSEVADRLIALNRWEEVDGVLNSWVGRFARKNFPILIGELGRRGCIDLCVNVFNWMKNQKNYCARNDIYNTMIRLHARCNRVDQARGLFFEMQKWSCKPDAETYNALINAHGRAGQWRWAMNLMDDMLRAAIAPSRTTYNNLINACGSSGNWREALEVCKKMTDNGVGPDLVTHNIVLSAYKSGRQFSKALSYFELMKGAKVRPDTTTFNIVIYCLSKLGQTSQALDVFNSMREKKRAECRPDVVTFTSVMHLYSVRGEVESCRAVFEAMVAEGLKPNIVSYNALMGAYAVHGMSENALSVFQEIKRNGMVPDVVSYTCLLNSYGRSGQPGKAREVFLMMRKERRKPNVVTYNALIDAYGSNGLLPEAVGVFRQMEQDGVKPNVVSVSTLLAACSRSGKKVNVETVLSAAETRGIKLNTAAYNSAIGSFINGAELEKAVALYRTMSRKKVKADSVTFTVLISGSCRMSKYPEAVSYLKDMEELGVPMTKEVYSSVLCAYSKQGQVTEAESIFKQMKKDGCKPDVIAYTSMLHAYNASEKWEKACELFLEMEENGVEPDSIACSALMRAFNKGGQPSNVFILMDLMREKEVPFTGAVFFEIFSACNTLQEWKRAIDLIQMMEPYLPSLSIGLTNQMLHLFGKSGKVEAMMKLFYKLIASGVGINLETYSVLLEHLLAVGNWRKYIEVLEWMSDGGIQPSTQMYRDIISFGERSAGIEFEPLIRQKLASLRNKGGGDLSKAH; encoded by the exons ATGGCAACCGTTACTCACCTCGTCAGTCCGCCGGAATCTTCCCGCGCCTATCGTCCTCGAGCTGCAGCGAAGACCTCCGACGCACTCCGGGAGAAGAAATCCGTGTACGTGAACTACGACAGAGGGGAGCACGAGGTCTCTGTCCGTGTCACCGGGTTCAGGAAAGCGGATATCGCGAGACGGTACCGGGTCCGGGTTGAGAACGACCGGTTTCAGAAGGATTGGAGTGTCTCGGAGGTTGCGGATCGGCTGATTGCTCTCAATCGTTGGGAAGAAGTCGATGGCGTTCTCAATTCCTGGGTTGGCCGGTTCGCTAGAAAGAATTTTCCAATTCTTATCGGT GAGCTCGGTAGAAGAGGATGCATCGATCTTTGTGTGAATGTTTTCAACTGGATGAAGAATCAGAAGAACTACTGTGCGAGGAATGATATCTACAATACGATGATCAGGCTCCACGCTAGGTGTAACAGGGTTGACCAGGCTCGTGGCCTCTTCTTCGAAATGCAAAAATGGAG CTGTAAACCGGATGCTGAAACGTACAACGCTCTTATCAATGCTCATGGTCGAGCTGGTCAGTGGCGCTGGGCTATGAATCTTATGGATGACATGTTACGTGCAGCT ATTGCTCCTAGTCGTACAACCTACAATAATCTCATCAACGCTTGCGGGTCTAGCGGAAACTGGAGAGAGGCGTTGGAAGTATGCAAGAAAATGACAGATAATGGAGTCGGACCAGATCTAGTGACTCACAACATCGTCTTGTCTGCATACAAGAGCGGTCGTCAGTTTTCGAAAGCCTTATCTTACTTTGAGCTCATGAAGGGAGCAAAAGTTCGTCCAGACACCACCACTTTCAACATCGTCATCTACTGCCTGTCGAAGCTTGGTCAAACCAGCCAAGCCTTAGATGTTTTCAACTCCATGAGGGAGAAGAAGAGAGCCGAGTGCCGTCCCGATGTGGTGACGTTCACCAGCGTCATGCATTTGTATTCCGTCAGGGGAGAGGTTGAAAGCTGTAGAGCCGTGTTCGAGGCCATGGTTGCAGAAGGTCTGAAGCCTAATATTGTTTCTTACAACGCGTTGATGGGTGCCTACGCTGTCCATGGGATGAGCGAGAACGCTCTCTCGGTGTTTCAAGAAATTAAACGGAACGGTATGGTCCCTGACGTTGTCTCCTACACGTGCTTGCTCAACTCTTATGGAAGATCAGGTCAGCCTGGGAAGGCGAGGGAGGTGTTTCTCATGATGAGGAAGGAGAGGAGGAAGCCTAACGTTGTTACTTACAACGCGCTGATCGATGCTTATGGTTCTAACGGACTTTTACCTGAAGCCGTGGGAGTCTTCAGACAGATGGAGCAAGACGGAGTTAAGCCGAATGTTGTGTCCGTAAGCACTCTTTTGGCTGCTTGTAGCAGGTCCGGGAAAAAAGTGAACGTTGAGACTGTGCTCTCCGCGGCGGAGACGAGAGGTATCAAGCTCAATACCGCAGCGTATAACTCGGCGATCGGAAGCTTTATAAACGGTGCTGAGCTTGAGAAGGCTGTTGCGTTGTATCGGACTATGAGTAGAAAGAAAGTCAAAGCTGATTCGGTTACTTTCACTGTCCTTATAAGCGGTTCGTGTAGGATGTCGAAGTACCCTGAAGCAGTTAGTTACTTGAAAGATATGGAAGAGCTCGGTGTTCCGATGACGAAGGAGGTGTACTCTTCTGTTCTGTGTGCTTACAGCAAACAG GGTCAAGTTACAGAAGCAGAGTCTATATTCAAACAGATGAAGAAGGATGGGTGCAAACCTGATGTGATTGCTTACACTTCAATGCTCCATGCTTACAACGCTTCAG AAAAGTGGGAGAAGGCTTGTGAGCTCTTTCTGGAGATGGAAGAAAATGGAGTAGAACCAGACTCTATTGCTTGTTCCGCTTTGATGAGAGCTTTCAACAAGGGAGGTCAACCGTCAAATGTCTTCATCCTGATGGATTTGATGCGGGAAAAGGAAGTCCCCTTCACTGGAGCTGTTTTCTTTGAGATCTTTTCGGCTTGTAACAC CTTGCAGGAATGGAAAAGAGCGATAGACCTCATTCAGATGATGGAACCGTACTTGCCATCACTCTCTATAGGCTTAACTAATCAGATGCTGCATCTTTTTGGGAAGAGTGGCAAAGTGGAAGCTATGATGAAG CTGTTCTATAAGCTAATAGCATCTGGCGTTGGAATCAACCTCGAGACTTATTCAGTACTGTTGGAACATCTTTTAGCCGTTGGAAACTGGAGAAAATACATTGAG GTTTTGGAATGGATGAGTGATGGTGGTATTCAACCTTCGACCCAAATGTACCGTGACATCATTTCATTTGGTGAAAGAAGTGCAGGGATCGAGTTCGAGCCTCTAATACGCCAAAAATTGG CATCACTGAGAAACAAAGGAGGTGGTGATTTGAGTAAAGCTCATTAA